In Micropterus dolomieu isolate WLL.071019.BEF.003 ecotype Adirondacks linkage group LG17, ASM2129224v1, whole genome shotgun sequence, one genomic interval encodes:
- the kcnj1a.1 gene encoding ATP-sensitive inward rectifier potassium channel 1a.1, translated as MFGFMKKPIQDCLVQQRSHKTRLVNKDGRCNMEYGNFKYNNHFAFLADFWTTFVEIRWRYVIFHFINSFTLSWFIFGLLWYWIARMNGDLTWQNPPSNHTPCVENVVGLTTAFLYSIETQSTIGYGSRALTPICPSAVALLIIQCILGAIINCFMCGVVLTKISSPKKRAKTITFSDMAVISPKNGSLCLSIRVANLRKTLMIGSQIYGKLLRTTTTPDGETIIMDQVNIDFMVDAGKDNLFFVCPLTLYHTIDKSSPFFDMAVDTLHKQDFELVVFLDGTAESTSSSCQVRTSFVPQEIMWGYNFLPIISRSKEGKYRVDFSNFSKVMPVATAHCAYCYHNIKGHHHHSRDGHDNQGFQVIDISDPPSVTKM; from the coding sequence ATGTTTGGATTCATGAAAAAACCTATACAAGACTGTCTTGTGCAGCAAAGAAGCCACAAGACCAGACTAGTGAACAAAGATGGTCGCTGCAATATGGAATACGGAAACTTCAAGTACAATAATCACTTTGCTTTCCTGGCTGACTTCTGGACCACCTTTGTGGAGATCCGGTGGCGTTATGTCATCTTTCACTTCATCAACTCTTTCACCCTCAGCTGGTTCATTTTTGGCCTGCTGTGGTACTGGATTGCCCGCATGAATGGAGACCTGACGTGGCAAAATCCCCCATCAAACCATACTCCAtgtgttgaaaatgttgtaGGGCTCACAACAGCATTCCTCTACTCCATTGAAACCCAGTCAACTATTGGGTATGGTAGTAGAGCACTCACCCCTATCTGCCCAAGTGCTGTGGCCCTTCTCATTATCCAGTGCATCCTCGGAGCTATTATCAACTGCTTCATGTGTGGAGTTGTCCTGACCAAAATTTCTTCACCCAAAAAGAGGGCTAAGACCATCACATTTAGTGACATGGCTGTCATCAGCCCAAAAAACGGTTCTCTTTGCCTGTCAATCAGAGTGGCCAACCTGCGCAAGACCCTGATGATTGGAAGCCAGATCTACGGCAAGCTGTTGAGAACAACAACCACACCAGATGGAGAGACAATCATCATGGACCAGGTGAACATTGACTTCATGGTGGACGCCGGCAAGGACAACCTCTTCTTTGTATGTCCTCTCACGCTCTACCACACCATCGACAAGAGCAGCCCCTTCTTTGATATGGCAGTGGACACGCTCCACAAACAAGACTTTGAGCTGGTTGTCTTCCTAGACGGCACAGCAGAGTCCACCAGCTCTTCCTGTCAAGTCCGGACTTCTTTTGTTCCTCAGGAGATCATGTGGGGCTACAACTTCTTGCCCATCATCTCCAGAAGCAAAGAGGGCAAGTACAGGGTAGATTTCTCCAACTTCTCCAAAGTCATGCCAGTGGCCACTGCACACTGTGCCTACTGTTACCACAACATCAAGGGTCATCATCACCACTCCAGAGATGGACATGATAACCAGGGATTTCAGGTGATTGATATCAGTGATCCTCCCAGTGTCACCAAGATGTGA